Proteins encoded within one genomic window of Amycolatopsis nigrescens CSC17Ta-90:
- a CDS encoding ABC transporter substrate-binding protein — MHRKHLGASLALTALLTLAACSTKAGESGSSGQDGSGVKSGIGVTETEIVLGAMTDKTGVFKNLGLGITQGNELWAKDFNDAGGVCGRKVRLETVDHGYKADTAKTLYPQIEPKVLGFVQLLGSPVVAALKQNLAGDKALAAPASWSSELLDNPYVMIVGTTYDVEMIDGLSYLAEQGLLADGDTIGHVYIDGEYGANGLRGSKFYAERHNLALKEVKITSTDNDLTNIVTGLKGEGVKAILLTTSPTQSGSALAANKALGLNVPVLGNNPVFDPVLLKSPAAGALDKLFVVASSVPFSADIPKAREVAQKYKAAYTETPNGGVPYGYAVAEVWGSVLRKACENKDLTRDGIQAALKQTTSANTGNLVAALDFSKPGWPPTRQVYVATPDASAEGGVRYVKPLFEAPEAKDYVAPHQK; from the coding sequence ATGCACAGGAAGCACCTCGGCGCCTCGTTGGCGCTGACCGCCCTGCTCACGCTCGCCGCGTGCAGCACCAAGGCGGGCGAAAGCGGGTCGTCCGGCCAGGACGGCTCGGGGGTCAAAAGCGGGATCGGGGTCACCGAGACGGAGATCGTGCTCGGCGCGATGACCGACAAGACCGGGGTGTTCAAGAACCTCGGGCTCGGCATCACCCAGGGCAACGAGCTATGGGCGAAGGACTTCAACGACGCCGGCGGGGTGTGCGGGCGCAAGGTCCGGCTGGAGACGGTGGACCACGGCTACAAGGCCGACACCGCGAAGACGCTGTACCCGCAGATCGAGCCGAAGGTGCTCGGTTTCGTGCAGCTGCTCGGCTCACCGGTGGTCGCCGCGCTGAAGCAGAACCTGGCCGGGGACAAGGCGCTGGCCGCCCCGGCGTCCTGGTCTTCGGAGCTGCTGGACAACCCGTACGTGATGATCGTCGGCACCACCTACGACGTGGAGATGATCGACGGGCTGTCCTACCTGGCCGAACAGGGCCTGCTGGCGGACGGCGACACGATCGGTCACGTCTACATCGACGGTGAGTACGGCGCCAACGGCCTGCGCGGGTCCAAGTTCTACGCCGAGCGGCACAACCTCGCGCTGAAGGAAGTCAAGATCACTTCCACGGACAACGACCTGACCAATATCGTCACCGGCCTCAAGGGCGAAGGGGTCAAGGCGATCCTGCTGACCACCTCGCCCACCCAGAGCGGCTCCGCGCTGGCCGCGAACAAGGCGCTCGGGCTGAACGTGCCGGTGCTCGGCAACAACCCGGTGTTCGACCCGGTGCTGCTGAAGAGTCCGGCGGCCGGCGCGCTGGACAAGCTGTTCGTGGTGGCCAGCAGCGTGCCGTTCTCCGCGGACATCCCGAAGGCCAGGGAGGTCGCGCAGAAGTACAAGGCGGCCTACACCGAGACGCCGAACGGTGGCGTGCCCTACGGCTACGCGGTCGCCGAAGTGTGGGGATCAGTACTCCGGAAAGCTTGTGAAAACAAGGACTTGACCCGGGACGGCATTCAGGCGGCGTTGAAGCAGACTACTTCGGCGAATACCGGAAACCTGGTCGCGGCACTGGACTTCTCCAAACCGGGCTGGCCGCCGACTCGTCAGGTCTATGTGGCCACTCCGGACGCTTCGGCCGAAGGCGGAGTGCGTTATGTAAAGCC